Proteins encoded within one genomic window of Oryza brachyantha chromosome 7, ObraRS2, whole genome shotgun sequence:
- the LOC102707046 gene encoding histone H1-like, which translates to MASGEVASEVPVTEAEAAEAVAETTAAEKKAAPKPKKAGRPAKEKPAKEKKVKEATAKKPRVAAAHPPYAEMITEAIVALKERTGSSAHAIGKHIQANHGANLPSNFRKLLSGQLKKLAAAGKLAKIKHSFKLPSARPAAPAAAEAKPKAAAAAAAKPKPKAAAKPKASAAGATKAVKPATKAKVAAAPAPKPKASPKAKAKTASSPVKPRPAKSAKTSAKDTPSKKAAPAAAAKKTAPAATAAKKKAPAAAPKKEAAAPARKGAARKTKK; encoded by the exons ATGGCGAGTGGGGAGGTTGCCTCTGAGGTCCCGGTGACTGAGGCGGAGGCCGCGGAGGCTGTCgcggagacgacggcggcggagaagaagGCCGCTCCGAAGCCGAAGAAGGCGGGCCGGCCCGCCAAGGAGAAGCCGGCCAAGGAGAAGAAGGTGAAGGAGGCCACGGCCAAGAAgccccgcgtcgccgccgcccacccgccgTACGCCGAG ATGATCACGGAGGCGATCGTGGCGCTGAAGGAGAGGACCGGGTCGAGCGCCCACGCCATCGGCAAGCACATCCAGGCGAACCACGGCGCCAACCTGCCGTCCAACTTCCGCAAGCTCCTCTCCGGGCAGCTCAAaaagctcgccgccgccggcaagctGGCCAAGATCAAGCACTCCTTCAAactcccctccgcccgtcctgccgctccggccgccgctgaAGCCAAGCCCAaggctgctgccgccgccgccgcgaagcccaagcccaaggcggcggcgaagccgaAGGCTTCCGCTGCTGGTGCTACCAAGGCCGTGAAGCCGGCCACCAAGGCCAAGGTCGCcgctgcgccggcgccgaagcCCAAGGCATCTCCCAAGGCGAAGGCCAAgaccgcctcctcgccggtcAAGCCCCGCCCCGCCAAGTCCGCCAAGACCTCCGCCAAGGACACCCCTTCCAAGAAGgctgcaccggcggcggcggccaagaAGACGGCtcccgcggcgacggcggccaagAAGAAGGCTCCGGCGGCCGCACCCAAGAaggaggccgccgcgccggctcgcaagggcgcggcgaggaagaCCAAGAAGTAg
- the LOC102701278 gene encoding ATP-dependent DNA helicase 2 subunit KU70, whose amino-acid sequence MDLDPEGLFRDDSDEDDDSVQEREANKEMVVYLIDASPKMFTPATTAQADDKETHFCTIVNCITHALKTQIIGRSYDEVAICFFNTKEKKNLQELAGVYVYNVTDREPLDRPDARLIKEFSCIEDSFMSNIGSRYGITAGSRENTLYNALWVAQALLRKGSVKTVSKRIVIFTNEDDPFGGLTGSVKTDMIRTTIQRARDAQDLGLSIELLPLSRPDEEFNMSLFYADLIGLEGDEIVEYLPSSGEKLEDMTNQLKKRMMKKRKVKTLSFAITNDICIEVNTFALIRPTTPGAITWLDSISNLPLKAERSFICNDTGALLQDPQKRFQLYNDKIIKFSARELSDVKRVSSHHLRLLGFKPLDYLKDYYNLRPSTFIYPSDEQTFGSTRVFVALHDSMRRLRRFALAFYGNPTRPQLVALIAQEEVTSAGGQIEPPGMHMIYLPYSDDVRYPEEVHLTSDDAPRATDEQIKKASNLLRRIDLKNFSVCQFSNPALQRHYGILEALALGEDEMPDVKDETLPDEEGLARPGVVKAVEEFKASVYGENYDQEEAEAAATKAGASKKRKALTDAAALKSAAHDWAELADTGKLKDMTVVDLKSYLTAHDLPVSGKKEALVSRILTHLGK is encoded by the exons ATGGACCTGGACCCCGAGGGCCTCTTCCGCGACGACAGCGACGAGGATGACGACAGCGTCCAG GAGAGGGAGGCCAACAAGGAGATGGTCGTCTACCTCATCGACGCCTCGCCCAAGATGTTCACCCCAGCGACCACCGCCCAG GCAGATGATAAGGAGACGCATTTTTGTACTATTGTGAACTGCATCACACATGCACTGAAGACGCAGATTATTGGTAGATCCTATGATGAAGTTGCTATATGTTTCTTTAACACT aaagaaaagaagaatttACAGGAATTGGCTggtgtttatgtttataatgttACTGACAGAGAACCACTTGATAGACCTGATGCAAGGTTGATTAAGGAATTTTCTTGTATAGAAG ATTCTTTCATGAGCAATATTGGAAGTCGGTATGGAATAACTGCTGGATCTCGAGAGAATACCTTGTACAATGCTCTTTGGGTTGCACAGGCACTGTTACGTAAAGG ATCTGTGAAGACTGTGAGTAAACGGATTGTGATATTCACCAATGAAGATGATCCTTTTGGTGGCCTTACAGGATCAGTAAAGACTGATATGATAAGGACAACAATCCAACGTGCAAGA GATGCACAAGATCTTGGCCTGTCCATTGAACTTCTTCCTTTGAGTAGGCCCGATGAGGAGTTCAACATGTCCCTGTTTTATGCG GATTTAATTGGTCTGGAGGGAGATGAAATAGTGGAGTATCTGCCATCTTCTGGTGAAAA GCTGGAGGATATGACTAATCAGCTGAAAAAACGAATGATGAAGAAGCGCAAAGTCAAAACTCTTTCATTTGCAATCACCAATGACATTTGCATAGAGGTGAATACATTTGCGCTAATCCGCCCAACTACTCCAG ggGCAATTACATGGCTTGATTCTATCAGCAACCTTCCATTGAAG GCTGAAAGGTCTTTTATATGCAATGACACTGGAGCCCTTCTTCAGGATCCACAAAAGCGCTTCCAGCTGTACAATGA taaaattattaaattctCTGCTCGTGAATTGTCTGATGTGAAGAGGGTTTCAAGTCATCATCTACGCCTTTTAGGGTTCAAGCCATTGGACTACCTTAAAGATTATTACAACCTAAGACCGTCAACATTTATTTACCCCAGTGATGAG CAAACATTTGGAAGCACTCGTGTTTTCGTTGCTTTACATGACTCAATGCGGCGTCTCAGAAG GTTTGCACTTGCATTTTATGGGAATCCAACTCGCCCACAACTTGTAGCCCTTATTGCACAA GAAGAGGTTACTTCTGCTGGTGGTCAAATTGAACCACCTGGAATGCACATGATCTATCTTCCGTACTCAGACGATGTTAGATATCCTGAAGAG GTTCATCTGACTTCTGACGATGCACCTCGTGCCACAGATGAACAAATTAAGAAAGCTTCAAATTTGTTGAGACGTATTGATTTGAAGAACTTCTCAGTATGCCAGTTTTCTAACCCTG CATTGCAAAGACACTATGGGATCTTGGAGGCCTTAGCTTTAGGTGAAGATGAGATGCCAGATGTAAAGGACGAAACCCTGCCTGATGAAGAGGGCTTGGCTAG GCCAGGAGTAGTTAAAGCTGTTGAGGAATTTAAGGCTTCAGTGTATGGTGAAAACTATGATCAAGAGGAAGCTGAGGCAGCAGCAACGAAGGCTGGGGCTTCAAAGAAGAGGAAAGCACTTACTGATGCAGCTGCACTGAAAAGTGCAGCTCATGATTGGGCAGAACTTGCAGACACCGGGAAG CTGAAGGACATGACGGTGGTGGACTTGAAATCCTACCTGACTGCACATGACCTCCCAGTTTCTGGAAAGAAAGAGGCACTCGTCAGCAGAATCTTGACTCATCTAGGCAAGTGA